The genome window CTAAGGCTTGTGGGGATTTGGGATTCCCAATTTGGCGTAGATGTGATTCACGCTTTGGATGGATCGCTTCGTACTGACGGACGCCCAATGGGCGAAGATGGAACCGCATTGTCTGGGCAAGCCGACGGACCCTGGGCGTAGCGGCGCAAACAACCGGCTGTTCCTGGAGGCGGTGCTGTGGATTGTCCGCACGGGCAGTCCGTGGCGTGACCTTCCAGCCACGTTCGGCAACTGGAGCACGGCGTTCCGGCGGTTCCGCGATTGGCGAGAAGCCGATGTTTTCAAGCGGATTTTCGATGCGCTGACGGAGGAGCCCGACATGGAATACGCCATGGTCGACGCCACCATCGTCAAGGTTCACCGGCACGGCCAGGGCGCAAAAGGGGGACTCAGAGCCAGGCCATTGGCCGTTCCAAAGGCGGCATGACGACCAAGATCCTGGCGCTGACCGACGCCTTGGGCAACCTCGTGCGGTTTCAGCTCATGCCCGGTCATCGTTTCGACACCGTCGGTGTCGCCCCGCTAATCAAGGGCGTCGAGTTCGGTGCCTTGCTTGCGGACAAGGCCTTCGACAGCAACGAGATCATCGCCGAACTCAACGAGCGTGGCGCAAAGATCGTGATCTCACAGCACCCCCGCCGCGCCATTCCCATCCCGCTCGACACCGAGATGTACAAATGGCGTCACCTCATCGAAAACTTCTTCTGCAAACTCAAGGAATTCAAGCGCATCGCCATGCGCGCTTGCAAAACCGACCGCAGCTTCGAGGCCATGATCTACCTCGCCGCTGCCGTCATCAACTCGCGGTGAATCCCCACAAGCCTTAGAACGAAGCCCAGTTCAGGCCGGGCCGGCGTGCCCGCCGCTCAATTCCCGTCGTCGGCGATCATGAAGAAGCGCCAGGTGCCGTCGGGCGCGATGCCGATCTTGTAGAACAGATAGGCGGCGTAGGCGCGCATTTCGTCGACATCCGAGGCCGTCAGCACGCGCAGCAACTCCACCTCCTGCGGCGGCGTAAGCCGGTCGACCGGAATCTCCGAGAAATAGGGCCAGACATACATCTCGTCCGGCGTGCCGGCGCCGTCGTGCACCCAGCCCGCGTCGAGCAGATCGAGCAGAATGGCGAGGATCTCGCGGCCGTTCTCGTCGCCGGAAGTTTCCTTCAGATAGGTGATCGGGTCCTTGTAGGGCTCCTTCGACAGTTCCGGCGGCGTCTTGCTCATGGCGAACACCGGCCGCAGCTTCTCGATGTCTCCGGTGCGCGCGGCGTCGATGATCGCCTGCCGCATCTTCCGCACCGGCTCGGGAAGGCCCTCGACGCCATAGTGGATTTCCGGCAGCGGCCCGTTGTCCGCGCCGGAATCGGCCGGCGGGGCGGGCGGCGGCGGCGCGTCGGTCTCGCCCCCCGGATCCTGCGGCGCGGTGTCGGGTGCCGGCGACGGCTGCGTGGCGTCCGGCGTCGCCGGAGAGGGCGACACGGAGGAAGGCGAAGCCGGGGCAGGGGAGGTGGGAGCCGAAGCGCCCGGGTCCGAAGCGTCCGGGCTCGATCCGGCCGGAGCGGGTGTGCCTCCGGCGGGGGCATCGGCCGATGGCGCGTCCGTCGTGGGCGGAGTCGCGACGGGCGGCTGGGCGCCGGCAGGCGACGTCCCATCCGAGGGGGGCTCCGAGGTGCCGGGCGAGGCCGGCGCCGTCTCGCCTTGGGGTGCCGACGAGGCGTCCGGCGTGGCCTTGTCGCCCTGCGGCGCTGTCGGCGGGCTGGTCTCCGGCAGGGCGGAAGGCTCGGAAGCCGGGGGCTGCGGCCCGCCGGTCAGGCCGGGGTGGTCCACGCTCGGCATGGGGTCGAGGCTCGATCCGGGCAGCGTCGCCGGGGCGGCGGAATCGACCGCGGCGACGCGCACCAGCGCAGTGTCCGGCACCATCCGGGCCGCGGCGGGATCGGCGAGGGCAGAGGCAGGCACCATTCCCAGCGCCAGCGCGAGACCGACAACACGGCCGACGGAGAATGAAAGCATGATGGAGCCTGATTGCGAGGAGGGCGTTGTCGTCAAGCCCGGACGGCTCGGCGCGCTCGCCCCCGGGATGGCCGGAGCCGCATCGGGCGGCATGGGACTCGGCCTATTTTATCGTCGCGACCGCGCGCGAGAAGCCCGATTTTTTGCGGTGGGCCGTTGTGATCCTCCAAGCCATCGCTTATGGCATCCAGCGGGATTGGGGGAACTTCGTCGGGAATCGGAGGCGCGGATGGCAGAATTCCGCCCCGGCGGGCACGGCGCAGGCTCGGCTGACGATCGTGCAGGGATGGTGACTTGACCGATTTCGGCTTGCTCGGCATTGGCGCAGCGATCGGGGTCGCGACGACGGCTCCCGTCGGCCCCGTCAACATCATGGTGATTCAGCGCACCTTCCGCCGCGGTCTGTTCGCGGGCTGGCTGGCGGGACTGGGCGCCGTTGTTGCCGATGCGCTCTACGCCTCGATGGCCGCCTTCGGCGTGACCGCGGTCTCGGACTTCGTGTCGTCCCATGCCGTCACCGTGCAGATGATCGGCGCGGTGGTGCTGTTCTGGTTCGGCTGGCGCATCATGCGGGCCCATCCCCATCTCGACGAGGGTGCCAACGGCGGGCAATCCGGTTTCATCTCCGGCCTCGCCACCGCGTTCGTGATGACCATCACCAATCCCGGGGCGGTGCTGGGCTTCATCGCCCTGTTCGGCGGCCTCGGCGATCTCGCCCCGGCGCCGGGCGACTGGCTCGGCGCGCTGACGCTGGTCGCCGGGCTCATCATCGGTTCGTCGTCGTGGTGGCTTCTGATCGCCGGGCTCGTCACCATGCTGCGCGGCCGCATGAACGATGCCTGGCTGGAGCGCATCAACCGGGTGGCTGGCGGTCTTCTGTTCGTGTTCGGTCTCGCGGTGCTCGGACGCGCGCTCTGGGCGCTCTTCGGCTGACTTGAGGCGCGCACGGGGCGCGCACCGGGCGCGCATGAGCGCGCGATGGAACAGCGGGAAGCGGGACCATGTGCGGCCGCTTCGTGCTTGATGTGACCCCCGACGATGTCGCGCGGATGTTCGACGTCGACGGCTTCGCGCCGTTCCCGCCGCGCTACAACATTGCCCCCGGCCAGCCGATCGCCGTCGTCCGCGAGGAGCACGGCCGCCGCCGGCTCGAACTGGTGCGCTGGGGTCTTGTCCCCGGCTGGGTCAAGGATCCGTCTGCGTTCCCGAAGCCGATCAATGCCCGCTCCGAGACGGTCCTGGAGAAGCCGACCTTCCGCGGCGCCATGCGCCATCGTCGCTGCCTTATCCCCGCGAGCGGGTTCTATGAATGGGCGCGGCAGGCCGGCGGTGCCCGGCAGCCGTTCCTGATCCGCCCTTCCGCCGGCGGCGTGGTCGGTCTCGCCGGGTTGTGGGAGGAATGGGTCGATCCGGATGGCGGCATTCACGAGACCGGTGTGATCCTGACGACGGCCGCCAACGCCATGATGTCGGCGATCCACGACCGGATGCCCGCGGTGATCCCGCCCGACCGCTTCGCCGCCTGGCTCGACTGCCGCCACGTCGACGGCCGCGAGGCTGCCGGGCTGGTGCGTCCAGTCAACGACGACTTCTTCACGGCCATCGCGGTCGATACCCGCGTCAACGCCGTGAAGAACGACGATGCCGACCTGACGACCCCGGCGGGACCCGCGCCGACGCCGCGCAGGGCCGTGGAGGAGGACGACCGGCAGCCGCGGCTTTTATGACACCCTGCGGCTCCGATGGCCGCGTTCGTCCCCTCAATCGGCGCAATGGCTTGAAGGGCATCCGGCGCTGTGCCATAGGAGGCCGATCCGCTGCGGATACGAAATTGGGATAGAGTGTGACGATGGTTGAAACGCAGGGGCTGATGAGCGGCAAGCGCGGCCTGATCATGGGCGTCGCGAACAACCGCTCGATCGCCTGGGGCATCGCGAAGGCGGTGCGTGCCCACGGCGCCGAACTCGCGTTGACCTATCAGGGCGATGCGCTGCGCAAGCGCGTCGAGCCGCTGGCCGCGGAACTCGGCGCCCATGTGGCCGGCCATTGCGACGTCACCGACGCGGCCTCCATCGATGCGGTGTTCGCCGATCTCGAGAAGACCTGGGGCCGGCTCGACTTCCTCGTCCACGCCATCGCTTTCTCCGACAAGGAAGAACTCGACGGCCGCTATGTCGACACCTCGGCCGACAACTTCGCCCGTACCATGCAGATCTCGGTCTATTCGCTGGTCGCCGTGACCCAGCGCGCCGAGAAGCTGATGACCGAGGGCGGCTCGATCCTGACGCTCACCTATTACGGTGCCGAGAAGGTGATGCCCCACTACAACGTGATGGGCGTCGCCAAGGCCGGCCTCGAGGCGAGCGTGCGCTATCTCGCCGCCGATCTCGGCCCGAAGGCGATCCGCGTCAACGCGCTGTCGGCCGGCCCGATCAAGACGCTCGCGGCCTCCGGCATCGGCGATTTCCGCTATATCCTCAAGTGGAACGAGTACAACGCGCCGCTTCGGCGGACGGTGACCATCGAAGACGTGGGCGATTCCGCGCTCTACCTGCTGTCGCCCCTCGGCCGCGGCGTCACCGGCGAGATCCATCATGTCGATGCGGGCTATCACGTCGTCGGCATGAAGGCGGTCGATGCGCCCGATATCTCGGTCGTGAAGGAATAATCCCCGGCGCCTCGCGGTCTCGCGCCCGCCGCCGGTCGGGAGCTTATCCCCGGGTCGCGGGCTGCGGACGGCATGAGACGCCTGAATGACGGAACCCGGGATGGCCCTTCCGGCCGCCAGAGGGCTCGCTCTGGCGGATGGGCGCTTCGGGCCGGGAGATCCCATGCTTGTCACGACGCTCTATCACATCCGCCACGGCCAGACGGACTGGAACGCGGAGGGCCGTCTTCAGGGCCAGCGCGACATTCCGCTGAACGATTTCGGCCGCACCCAGGCGGCGCGCAACGGGCAGGCGCTCGCGGAGCACTTCGCGACGGCGGGTCTCGATCCGGCGGCCTTCGTCTGGATCGCCTCGCCGCTCGGGCGCTCGCGCGAGACCATGGAGATCGTGCGACGCGGGCTCGGCCTCGATCCCCTCGACTACGCGGTCGACGACAGGCTGCGCGAAGTCACCTTCGGGCAGTGGGAAGGCCACACCCTCGACGAGATCAAGGTGCGCGATCCGGCAGGCCATGCCGCGCGCAAGGCCGACAAGTGGGGGTTCGTGCCGCCTGAGGGCGAAAGCTACGCCATGCTGTCCGACCGCATCAGGGGCTGGCTCGCCGGCATCGACCGCGATGCCGTGGTAGTTGCCCACGGCGGGGTCCAGCGCGTGCTCGAAGGGTTGCTGTTCCCGATGCCGTCGGCCGACATTCCGGTCCGGCCCGTGCCGCAGGACCGCATCTTCCGCTTCCAGGCCGGCGAAGCCGTCTGGATCTGACGGGACGTGGCCAGAGCGCTTTCCGATCTGATCAAATCGTCAGATCAACAAGAAATCGCTTCAATTTCAAAAGCTTGAGCCTGTCCTTGTCGTTCAGATCGGGTTCAATCTGAACGGGATTTGCTTCAGGCGGCGGTCCCGCCGTCAAGCTGCGGATCGTCCTCGGCGTGCGTCGCCACATCGCACGGCCGCGCCATAAAAACGGCCGGCTCTCGTCCCGTGACGAGAAGGCCGGCCGGCGATCCAAGACGTCAGATCAGAATTCCGAATGCGATATCTTGTCGGTACGCAACCTCACGGTCGCGCCCCCCTCTCGATCCGGCAAGCGCGGCGGAAATCAGCCGACGCGCAGATTACCGGCCGAAGTCTTGCCGCGCTCGGTCACCAGTTCGTAGGTTACTTTCTGGCCCTCGATGAGGTTCGCCAATCCGGCCCGCTGCAAAGCCGTGATATGCACGAAAACATCGCGCGAGCCGTCGCTCGGCTGAATGAAGCCGTATCCCTTCTGGGCGTTGAACCACTTTACGGTCCCGGTAGCCATCGTCGTCTCCTGGTCGGGTCGTCCTGATGCCGGCCCTGCCTTGCGGCCGAGACCGGCGGGTCTGCGATTTCTGCGGTTGGCTTGGACCGTTTCTCCGCAGGGAGTGGAACAAGGCATGGCCGAAAACACAATCGCGACTAGAACAAATGACGATCCTTTGCGGTCAAGTCAACAGACCTCGGCCGTAGCCGGCGCCGCCGTCGGGCAGCGTCCGTCAGCGCGCGATTGCTTCGGTTTCTTCTCTTGAACTGTTGGTCAATCGGATTTGGCGGCGCTGTTCCATGCCGTGAGACGGCGAGCACTTCGCCGGAGACGCTGCCGGATGGCTTCAAACTGATGTGAGAGCCGCGTCAGGAACGTCCGCAGCGTTCGCGCCGGGATGGTGGAAAGCGAATATTCGCCGTGCTTTACCGCGCTGCAACGTAAAGGCGCGATGCCCGTGCGGCGCGCGGGCCGGACGTGAAAAAGCCGGCGGGCGCGGGCGCCGCCGGCTTTTCAAATTCAGGCCGTGCCGGCCCTCAGGCGGAGGGCGAGGCGGTGATCGAGGGCAGGGCGGGCGTCGATCCGGTCTGGACGGTCACCGGCATTTCCACCGTGGCGGCGACCTCCGGCGCAGCCGGGGCGGCGGAGCCGGCGAGCGAAACCATGACGCGCCGCTCGAACAGAGCCATGCCGACGGTCGCAAGGAACGGCAGCGCCTGGACGATAAGCACCGCCGCGAACACGTAGATCTCGCGGACCTGGTCCTTGTTGGTGGCGATCAGGAGCGCGGAACCGAGCACGAGCAGGCTGCCGATGACGGCCTCCCACTTCGCGGGGAAGGCGCCGACCGGCTTCTTGCCGCCCGCGCCCTTGTCGGTGCGCAGGAACGGCAGCGAGTCCTTGAACATGCCGAGCGTGACGGCCCGGGCGATGGTGAACTGCAGGCTCATGGCCGCGACGCCGGCGCCGAGCGCATGGCGGAACGGCAGCCGCACACGCAGCCGGTAGAGCAGCGAGAAGTGGATGATGTTGATAAGGAACACCACCACGACCGGCAGCGTCAGCACCGAATCCGGCAGCGCGATGCCGGCAAACGCGACCACGGGCACCCAGAGCAGGTTGAGGAAGGCTGCGGCGACGCCGAGGGTTTCCGCGCCCATCCAGTTCAGCCAGCCCAGCATGAACTGAGTGCGCTGGGTGGCGGTGAGCGCGGTCCTGCCCGGGCGGAAGCGCAGCCAGTGCTTCCTGGCGATCTGGAAGCCGCCATAGGCCCAGCGGTGACGCTGCACCATGAACGAGCGGTAGTCGTCCGGCAGCATGCCCTGGCCGTACCGGCGGCGGGTATAGTGCGCCGACCAGCCGTGCTCCATGATGGAGAGGCCGAGATCGGTGTCCTCGGTGATGGTGTCGCTCGACCAGCCGCCGGCTTCCTCCAGCGCGAGGCGCCGGATGAGGCACATGGTGCCGTGGACGACGATGGCGTTGGCTTCGTTGCGCTCGACCATGCCGATATCGAAGAAGCCGGCATATTCGGCGTTGAGCACCGCATGGAACGGGCTGCGTTCGCCGTCACGATGGTCCTGCGGAGCCTGGACGATGCCGACCCGCGGATCGGAGAACAGCGGCGCCAGATCCTTCAGCCAGTCGGGCTCGACGACATAGTCGGCATCGAGCAGGGCGATGACTTCCGCCTGGGGGGCGGTGTGCTCCAGCGCCACCCGCAGCGCGCCGGCCTTGAAGCCCGTGAGCTTCTCGACATTGACGAACTTGAAGCGGGAACCGAGCGCGCGGCAGTGTTCCTCGACCGGCGTCACGAAAGCCGGATCGGGGGTGTTGTTGATGACGACGACGCACTCGAAGTTCGGATAATCGAGCTTGGCGATTGAATCGAGCGTCTGCTTCAGCATCTCCGGCGGCTCGCGATAGGCCGGGATGTGGATCGAGACCATGGGCTGGGCGGTGAGGCCGAGCTCGGCGAGGGAGGAGGCATCCGGCACCGGGCTCGCTGAGAAGGCGCGGGCGCTGATCTTGTCGGGCAGCAGGCGCACCGGTCCGCGGCCGAGCGCGATGGCGGCGATTTCCTCGATGCGCGAGAGCGACAGCAAGGCCAGCGGCACCAGCAGGATCAGACCGGCCACCCACATGATCGCGCTGCCGACGACGAGATAGTGCGACAGCGGGTGGGCGATGGTGACGGCAAGCCAGGCGCCGATGCCCTGGGCCGCGCCGGCGACGAGGAACGCCTGCCAGAACGTCGGATGGCGCAGTGCGAACGCGAACAGCGAGAGGAGTGTGCCGACCAGCAGGGCGGCGCCGACGATGCGTTCCTTGTTGGGCTCGCGGATGACGCCGGCGAGGTCGAACTTCAGCTTGCGGTCGGCATCGAACAGGCCCCAGTAGGCGCCTACGGAGCCTTCGTTGGTCTTCCAGACCTGATCGAACGCCTCGATGATGTTGTAGTCGATGCCGTGGTCGCGGGCGCGGGCGACGAAGTCGCGCAGGATTTCCGCTTGGGCGACCGGGCCGGGATCGGCACCCTTCATGTTGTAGCCGCCCGAGGGCCAGCCGAACTCGGCGACGACGATGTGCTTGCCGGGGAAGGCCGCGCGCAGCTTCTCGTAGACGTCGATGGCGGTCTGCACCGCCTTCTCGCGGGGCACGCCTTCCCAGTAGCTCAGGATGTGGGCCGCGATGAAATCGACGTTCGCGGCCAGTTCGGGATGCTCGAGCCAGGTCGACCAGATTTCGCCGGTGGTGACGGGAACCGGGCTCTCGGCGCGCACCTTGCGGAGGATCTCGGCCATCTCCTTGCCGGTCTTCTCGCCGCGCAGCACCGTCTCGTTACCGATCACGAGGGCTTGGACGTTGTTGTAGCGCCGCGCGAGATCGAGTGCGTTCTTGATCTCAAGCGCGTTACGGGTCTCGTCGGGCGATATCCAGGCGCCCTGGGTGACCTTGATGCCGTATTCGTTGGCGATCTCCGGCACCTGCTCCAGGCCGCCGGTGGCGGCGTAGGTGCGGATCGCCTTGGTGTAGGGCGCCACCACCTCCATGTCCTCGCGCAGCCGCGCCTTGGACAGGATGGTTCCCTTTTCCGGATTCTCGGAAGCGTTGTAGGGCGCGAAAGACAGGCTTTCGAGCTTGCCGTTCACGTCGGGCGCGGAAACCTTCTGCTCCCCGACCAGCCATATTGCGGCGTGCACGGCGGCAGCCAACACCACCGCCGCCGCAACAACGGGTACCGTGCGCCGGATCGTCCGGACGATCGACATCGGCAAAGCGCTCCTTGAGCCACGACCAGCCTGCTCACGACACCCCCGTGCCGCCCACACCGGCGCCGTCCGCGGCTTGGGAACCACGTCGGCGCGTCGAATGTCGGGAGGAGCGCGGCAGGCAATTCAGATGAGCACGTATTATGATGGAACTTTGTTTGGCCGCCGTAAATCAGAACCCGAAAATTGCGACATTCCGTCCACTTCCGGTAGACGTCAGGGCCGCATTGCGACGCTCCGATCAACGACGCACGGATCTCGGCACGAGGGCAGAAAACCATGCGGCGCCTTGATGCCACTTTCCGCCTGAACGGCATATGAACAAAGATGAACGGGAACGGTTGCACGCAGGCCAACAAAAAAGCGCCCCGGCGGATGCCGGAGCGCCTGTTGTGATCTCGTCGCCGGTCCCGGCCGGCGGCTTCAGGCTTACTGGGCCTTCTGCTCGGCCGGCTGTTCCGGCTTCGGCGCGCTCGCGCCCGGCTCCGCCGGCTTCTGTTCCTCGGCCTTCTGGCCCTCGGCGGGGGCGGCCGGAACCTTCAGCGTGGCGGGATCGAGCGCCGGATCGGCCCAGCAGGCGCGGGAGCGCAGGGGCAGGCCGGGATCGCCCTGCTCGCTGGAGACGCCGACGCGGATGAGGCAGGCGAACGCCACCGGCACGTGCTCGCTCGGGCATTCGAACCGGTCATAGAGCGACAGGAAGTCGTTGGCGGTGCGGATATCGTCGCGCCACAGCAGGCCGATGATGCGTTCGCCGGCCCAGGCGCATTCGGCGCGCGCCGCGGGCGAGGGCGGGGCCTTCGGCTTCTCGGGCGCGGGCGCCGCCGCGGCGGGAGCCGGAGCGGGCTGCGCGGGAGCAGGTTCAGCCGGAGCAGGCTGCGCGGGCGCCGCTGCCGGCGGCGGAGCTGCCTGGCCCTGGCTTTCCGCCGCTGGAGCGGCCGGCGCCGGAGCTTCCTGCGCCCAGGCGGCGGGGGCCATCGACAGAAGCGCGGCTGCGATGACGCAACGGCGCGCGAAGGGCAGCATGATCATGGTCGAAGAATTCCGGTTGACGGCATCTCGGGCATAGCGGCCGCAGTTGGTGTCCGGCGGGAGGATGGCCCAAGCGCGCGCCGCTGTCCACGGCGCGAGCCGGCCCTCTGCCCGCGAAGGTGGGATCAGCTTTCCGCGAGCTCGCCGAGCAGGGACTGCACCGCGGTGCGGAATTCGCCGGCGATATCCGGCCGGTCGAGCGCGTAGGCGACGTTGGCGGCGAGGAAGCCGACCTTCGAGCCGCAATCGTAGGTCTTGCCGGTAAAGCGCAGGGCGCGGAACGGCTGGAGGTTCATCAGGGGGCGCATGGAATCGGTGAGCTGGATTTCACCGCCGGCACCGACGCCGCCGCGCGACAGGAGATCGAAGATTTCCGGCTGGAGAATATAGCGGCCGGTGATGATGAGGTTGGAGGGGGCCTCGCTCGCCTTCGGCTTCTCCACCATTCCGGTCACCGTATAGACGGGATCGGTGCCTTCGCCGATCTCGACGACGCCGTACTGGTCGACCTTGTCGTGCGGGACTTCCTCGACGGCGATGACGTTGCCGCCATGGCGGTTGTAGACGTCCATCATCTGCGACAGGCAGCCGCGCTCACCCTTGATCAGCACGTCCGGCAGCAGCAGGGCGAACGGCTCGTGGCCGACGATGTCGCGCGCGCACCACACGGCGTGACCGAGGCCGAGGGGCTCCTGCTGGCGGGTGAAGCTGGTCTCGCCCGGCTTCGGGCGGGCGGCGACGACGGTGCGCAGCACGTCGGTCTTGCGGCGGCGCTGGAGGGTTTCCTCGAGTTCGTAGGCGATGTCGAAATGGTCCTCGATCACGCCCTTGTTGCGCCCGGTGACGAACACGATGTGCTCGATGCCGGCCGCGCGCGCCTCGTCGAACACGTATTGGATGACCGGCCGGTCGACCACGGTCAGCATTTCCTTCGGCATCGACTTCGTCGCCGGCAGGAAGCGCGTACCGAGGCCGGCGACCGGAATGATCGCCTTGCGGATCGGCGTCGGTGTCGTCGGCGTCGGTGTCATGGCGGCTTCTCCCAGAATTCGGGTTATGTCGACGTGCGTTGCCGGGCGGACCGTGGACAGGATCGGCGGCCTCGTTCGCGTGACCACTACCTTAGCCCCGTTTCCCCTTCAAGGCGGGCGGCGGGCTCCCGCGCACACGACGGGGGGCCGACGGCAGCGCCGTTATCCCGGCCGGACGGCTCCCGACAACGGGCCGGGCGGCGGATCGTTCCGGCGGCATCGCAACGTCCGTCGGCATTCTCCGCCGCCCCGCATGTAAGACGCGACACGGCGGCGGGGTTCTGGCGTCGCCCCGTGCGATCGGCTAATGGATGGCGTGCCGCCGCCCGCCGGCGGTCCCGGTTTCATGAGGCCGCAGGCCTTTCAAGCGCCCCGCCCGACGCCGGAAGGCGTCCCTGAGGAGAACTCCATGACCGCCATCGTCGATATCATCGGCCGTCAGATCCTGGACAGCCGCGGCAATCCCACCGTGGAAGTGGATGTCGTGCTCGAGGACGGCTCGTTCGGCCGGGCCGCCGTGCCCTCCGGCGCCTCGACCGGTGCCCACGAGGCGGTGGAACTGCGCGACGGCGGTTCGGAGTGGCTCGGCAAGGGCGTTTCCAAGGCGGTCGAGGCCGTGAACGGCGAGATCTTCGACGCGATCGGCGGCCGCGAGGCCGAGGACCAGATCGCGCTCGACCGCACCATGATCGAGCTCGACGGCACGCCGAACAAGAGCCGGCTCGGCGCCAACGCCATCCTCGGCGTCTCGCTCGCGGTCGCCAAGGCCGCCGCCGAGGCCGCCGGCCTGCCGCTCTACCGCTATGTGGGCGGCGCCAATGCCCGGGTGCTGCCGACCCCGATGATGAACATTATCAACGGCGGCGTGCACGCCGACAACCCGATCGACTTCCAGGAATTCATGATCCTGCCGGCCGGCCTGCCGTCGTTCACCGACGCGCTGCGGGCGGGCACCGAGATCTTCCACACCCTGAAGAAGGCCCTCAAGGACGCCGGCCACAACACCAATGTCGGCGACGAGGGCGGCTTCGCCCCGAACCTGCCGTCGGCCACCGCCGCGCTCGACTTCATCGCGAAGGCGATCGAGAAGGCCGGCTACAAGCCCGGCAGCGAGGTGTTCATCGGCCTCGATTCGGCGTCGACGGAGTTCTACAAGAACGGCGCCTACGTTCTGGAGGGCGAGGGCCGCACCCTCGACTCGGCCAAGATGGTGGATTACCTCGCAGAGCTCGTCGCCGCCTATCCGATCGTCACCATCGAGGACGGCATGGCCGAGGACGACTGGGAGGGCTGGAAGCTCCTGACCGACCGGCTCGGGTCCAAGATCCAGCTCGTCGGCGACGACCTGTTCGTCACCAATACCGAGCGCCTGAAGCGGGGCATCGCCACCGACACGGCGAACGCCATCCTCGTGAAGGTCAACCAGATCGGCACCCTGACCGAGACGCTCGACGCGGTGGAAACCGCCCACAAGGCCGGCTACCGGGCCGTGATGTCCCATCGCTCCGGCGAGACCGAGGACGCGACCATCGCTGACCTGGCGGTCGCCACCAACTGCGGTCAGATCAAGACCGGCTCGCTCGCCCGTTCCGACCGGCTCGCCAAGTACAACCAGCTGCTGCGCATCGAGGGCGAACTTGGGCCCCAGGGCGAATATGCCGGCATCGGCGCCCTGAAGGCGCTGGCGAAGCTCGGCTGAGGCGCCGGCCCCCGGCCGGCGCGGCCCCTCTTGCGGACCGGCGCCGACACAGCGGCCCGATGGACATAAAAGAGAAAGGCGGCCCTCGTGGCCGCCTTTCGCGTTCTGGGCCGGATGTCCCGAACGGTACGGTGGCGATCGACGCGGTCGCACGGACCGGCGGACCGGCGGCCGCAACGAAACGTTAAGCGGTCGCTCCCTATGGTCGCCGAATCGGTGCGTTGCCAGCCAATGCGGCTCCCGGATTGTTCATCCCATGACCACCCGTCATCGCAAGCGGTCCTTTCTGCGGCATCTGATGGTTCCCGCCCTTTCGATCGCGATCGGGTGCTACTTCGCCTATCACACGGTCACCGGCGATCTCGGCATCCGCGCCCGCGAGCAGATCGAGGTGGAAGCGGGACATCTGAGGGAGCAGTTGGCCGAAGTGCGCGGAGAGCGCGAGCGGCTTGAGCAGCGCGTCAAGCTGATGCGCGCCGATGCGATCGATCCCGATCTCGTAGACGAGCGTGCCCGCGCGCAGCTCAACATGGTCCAGCCCGACGAAATCGTGATTCTTCGGCCGAGCGTCGGCAAAGTCGCGGGCGCGGCCAATACGGCCGGCCTTTAAGCCTATCATTCGCGCTGCACTGCGGCATCCTGGAATAATGTCGAATAGGCGAAGCAGCTATGCGCGGCAGCGGCCTTGATTGCTCGGGCGGCTCCGTTAATGTGGCCGGGCGCCCTCGGGAGGGACGCTCGGAGAGGTAGTTCATGGCCGTAGCCAAGACGACGACGCGGGCAGGGGCGACCCCGCCCCACCGTGGCCGCGGTGCTGGTAAATCCCCCGCGAAGCCAGCCGCCGCCAAGGAAGACGTAGTCAAATCGACGAAGAAATCGGCCCCTGCGCCGGACTCGTCCACAACCTCCGCGATTCCGAACGATCCGCCCCGGAT of Pseudoxanthobacter soli DSM 19599 contains these proteins:
- the eno gene encoding phosphopyruvate hydratase: MTAIVDIIGRQILDSRGNPTVEVDVVLEDGSFGRAAVPSGASTGAHEAVELRDGGSEWLGKGVSKAVEAVNGEIFDAIGGREAEDQIALDRTMIELDGTPNKSRLGANAILGVSLAVAKAAAEAAGLPLYRYVGGANARVLPTPMMNIINGGVHADNPIDFQEFMILPAGLPSFTDALRAGTEIFHTLKKALKDAGHNTNVGDEGGFAPNLPSATAALDFIAKAIEKAGYKPGSEVFIGLDSASTEFYKNGAYVLEGEGRTLDSAKMVDYLAELVAAYPIVTIEDGMAEDDWEGWKLLTDRLGSKIQLVGDDLFVTNTERLKRGIATDTANAILVKVNQIGTLTETLDAVETAHKAGYRAVMSHRSGETEDATIADLAVATNCGQIKTGSLARSDRLAKYNQLLRIEGELGPQGEYAGIGALKALAKLG
- a CDS encoding FtsB family cell division protein, whose protein sequence is MTTRHRKRSFLRHLMVPALSIAIGCYFAYHTVTGDLGIRAREQIEVEAGHLREQLAEVRGERERLEQRVKLMRADAIDPDLVDERARAQLNMVQPDEIVILRPSVGKVAGAANTAGL
- the galU gene encoding UTP--glucose-1-phosphate uridylyltransferase GalU — its product is MTPTPTTPTPIRKAIIPVAGLGTRFLPATKSMPKEMLTVVDRPVIQYVFDEARAAGIEHIVFVTGRNKGVIEDHFDIAYELEETLQRRRKTDVLRTVVAARPKPGETSFTRQQEPLGLGHAVWCARDIVGHEPFALLLPDVLIKGERGCLSQMMDVYNRHGGNVIAVEEVPHDKVDQYGVVEIGEGTDPVYTVTGMVEKPKASEAPSNLIITGRYILQPEIFDLLSRGGVGAGGEIQLTDSMRPLMNLQPFRALRFTGKTYDCGSKVGFLAANVAYALDRPDIAGEFRTAVQSLLGELAES